The Actinomycetota bacterium genome includes a window with the following:
- a CDS encoding vitamin B12-dependent ribonucleotide reductase (catalyzes the reduction of ribonucleotides to deoxyribonucleotides; the rate-limiting step in dNTP synthesis), with the protein CSEYMHLDNSACNLASLNLLKFLDGDGRFDVAAFRHAVEIVFLAQEIIVGNSSYPTERITQNAKDFRQLGLGYANLGALLMALGKAYDSDGGRAWAGSITALMTGHAYRTSARIAQVTGPFAGYPKNREPMLRVMGRHRAAVDEIDASLVQTDLFEAARTAWDEAIELGGEHGYRNAQASVLAPTGTIGLLMDCDTTGIEPDLALVKTKKLVGGGSMSIVNQTVPRALRTLGYADEHVQAITEYVAANNSVQGAPVLRSEHYDVFDCAMGDSPIHYMGHIRMMAAAQPFLSGAISKTVNMPEHVTVEDVEHAYVEGWKLGLKALAIYRDNCKVGQPLSADKKVTTDTGAVIEVDQAPVRRRLPKQRPSQTTSFRVGDIEGYLTAGSYPDDGLGEIFFKVSKQGSTLSGVMDAFAIAISLGLQYGVPLEAYVAKFVNMIFEPNGMTDDKDVRIAQSLVDYLARRLAIDHLDVETRQALGIKTTAERTAEVNGTAEPVPAGEAAAPAPVAEVPGPVPVELQQRPATPAAAAQAAAAPAAQAPAFTPGMAAVDAPYCSTCGVRMRPAGSCFVCESCGTTSGCS; encoded by the coding sequence TGCAGCGAGTACATGCACCTGGACAACTCGGCCTGCAACCTGGCCAGCCTGAACCTGCTCAAGTTCCTCGACGGGGACGGGCGCTTCGACGTGGCCGCGTTCCGGCACGCGGTCGAGATCGTGTTCCTGGCCCAGGAGATCATCGTCGGCAACTCCTCCTACCCGACCGAGCGGATCACCCAGAACGCCAAGGACTTCCGGCAGCTCGGGCTCGGCTACGCCAACCTGGGGGCGCTGCTCATGGCCCTCGGCAAGGCCTATGACTCCGACGGCGGGCGGGCCTGGGCGGGGTCGATCACCGCGCTCATGACCGGGCACGCCTACCGGACCAGCGCCCGCATCGCCCAGGTGACGGGGCCGTTCGCCGGCTACCCGAAGAACCGGGAGCCGATGCTGCGGGTGATGGGCAGGCACCGGGCCGCCGTCGACGAGATCGACGCCTCGCTGGTCCAGACCGACCTGTTCGAGGCCGCCCGCACCGCCTGGGACGAGGCCATCGAGCTCGGCGGCGAGCACGGCTACCGCAACGCCCAGGCGAGCGTGCTCGCCCCCACCGGCACCATCGGCCTGCTGATGGACTGCGACACCACCGGGATCGAGCCCGACCTGGCCCTGGTCAAGACCAAGAAGCTGGTCGGCGGCGGGTCGATGTCGATCGTCAACCAGACGGTGCCGCGGGCCCTGCGGACCCTCGGGTACGCCGACGAGCACGTGCAGGCGATCACCGAGTACGTGGCCGCGAACAACTCGGTGCAGGGCGCGCCGGTGCTGCGCTCGGAGCACTACGACGTGTTCGACTGCGCCATGGGCGACTCGCCGATCCACTACATGGGCCACATCCGCATGATGGCCGCGGCCCAGCCGTTCCTGAGCGGGGCCATCTCCAAGACGGTGAACATGCCCGAGCACGTCACGGTCGAGGACGTGGAGCACGCCTACGTCGAGGGCTGGAAGCTCGGCCTCAAGGCGCTGGCCATCTACCGGGACAACTGCAAGGTCGGCCAGCCGCTGTCGGCCGACAAGAAGGTGACCACCGACACCGGCGCGGTCATCGAGGTCGACCAGGCCCCGGTGCGCCGGCGCCTGCCCAAGCAGCGGCCGTCGCAGACGACCTCGTTCCGGGTCGGGGACATCGAGGGCTACCTGACGGCCGGGTCCTACCCGGACGACGGGCTCGGGGAGATCTTCTTCAAGGTCTCCAAGCAGGGCTCGACCCTGTCGGGCGTGATGGACGCGTTCGCGATCGCCATCAGCCTCGGACTCCAGTACGGGGTGCCGCTGGAGGCGTACGTGGCCAAGTTCGTCAACATGATCTTCGAGCCCAACGGCATGACCGACGACAAGGACGTCCGCATCGCCCAGAGCCTGGTCGACTACCTGGCCCGCCGGCTGGCCATCGACCACCTGGACGTCGAGACCCGCCAGGCGCTGGGGATCAAGACCACCGCCGAGCGCACCGCCGAGGTCAACGGCACCGCCGAGCCGGTCCCGGCCGGCGAGGCCGCAGCCCCGGCCCCGGTGGCCGAGGTGCCGGGACCGGTCCCGGTCGAGCTCCAGCAGCGCCCGGCCACCCCGGCGGCGGCGGCGCAGGCCGCGGCGGCGCCGGCAGCCCAGGCGCCGGCCTTCACCCCGGGCATGGCCGCGGTCGACGCCCCCTACTGCTCGACCTGCGGGGTCCGGATGCGCCCGGCCGGGTCGTGCTTCGTCTGCGAGTCCTGCGGCACCACCAGCGGGTGCAGCTGA